The Terriglobia bacterium genome includes the window ATCACTTTGATTCCGGCCCTGGTAAGGTCCTGGACATCCTGCCAGCGTGTCGGGTTTCGTAGGCCCGGGGGATTGTCGTAGGCCAGACCGTCAATGAAACAGACGGCAGGGTGCCGGCGAATGATGGCGTCGACATCAATCGAGGCCCCATCACCGAAGGTCCTGAGAGGTATCACCTCGAGCTTTTTCATCAGCGTCACGACCTCGGAAGGAACTCGTGGCTGGACCGCACCGACGACGACATCCTGTCCCCGCTCGTGACGACGCCGAGCTTCGTCCAGCATGCGAAATGACTTCCCGACCCCGGAGGCATATCCGAGAAAAACCTTGAGGTGCCCTCTTGCGGAAGACTCTTCCTCGTCCTGGACCTCGCGCAGAAGTTCATCGGGCGTCTTACGACCCTTTTCGCCCATAGGCATTCTCCAGCACGCAACTGCTCACCCCATGAGGCAAGTATATCCCTTTTCCTTTTAGAAACTCGCAATTCGACACAGTGTGTGGAGTGGCACCTGGCGTATTCGGGGCCCAGTTCTTATAGTGCACAGGCTCGTTCTTCACCTCGAATGCATGTTATGCTATGTCCGTTGATTTCAGCGCTCGCTGGCACGCCGGTTTGGAAATCGGCACCCACATGAGTCATGTCGTACCGGACGCAAATCTGATTCAGGTGGACGACGCGCGAGTCGACGTGTACCAAAAAACTCATAGTCCGGCGGCGTTTCGGGCCTCATGCGCGCGAACGCAGGCCGGCTTTCGCAATAGCAGGCGGCAATATGCAGCAGAAAACCGAGACCATGTTCTTTCTGGGCGCCGGGCCGCTCGCAGCAATTCTGCTGGGAATGGCACTCGTGCCCCTGCGGGGCTTCACCTCGGCTTCTAATTTCAGTTTCATTTTCATAGTCCTGACGATCCTGATTGCCGAATACGGCGGGCTCCGGGCCGCGGTGGCGACGGCTTTGTGCTCTGCCGCGAGCCTCGATTTTTTCCTGACGCAGCCGTATCTGCAGCTTACGATTGCGGACAAGCACGATATCATCGCATTCTTTGGACTCACCCTGTGCGGCCTTGTCGCCGCGACGCTGGGCTCGCAACGTGAAGAGAGGGTGGCCCAGATAAGCTCCGCCCGGCGGCAGCTCGATCTGCTCCACGCCGCCATCACGGGGCTGGAAAGTTCTGATCAGCTCCAGTCGCGGCTCGGCCAGATCCTCGACGCCGCCCGTATCGCTTGTCCTCTCGCAGCCGCAGCCATCCGCGACGAGCGCAACTCCGTGCTGGCCGCTTTTCAGCAAGGGGAAGCAATCTCGCGCGTGCCTGTGAAGGTCCTCTCGCCTCTATGGCTGCTTCCTCGGAAGACGGGGGAGAGTGACCTCTCACCCCGAGACCTTCCGTTTCCAAAGGAAGGGGCGCGGCTGGCTCTCGTCGTTGGAAGCCACCAATTCGGCTGGTTGGACCTCTGGGGAGACGGCAGGCCCGCGGACGCAGAAACACGCCGCGTACTTTCCGACGCCGCGATCCTCCTTGCCATCCAACTGGCAGAGGCTGAAAAAAACATAAGGACGCAGGTCTGATCCTGCCCCTTCTCGCACACACCGAGGCCCTTCTCTGCAACTGCGCTAGAATTTCACGAGAATGGCCAGATTGAACCGGTTCTCGATCTTGCGGAGGTCCGGCGTCCAACCAGGCACCAAGGAGCCGGGGCCGCTGGTATTGCCGCCCGGAGGGGTAATGCCGCCTGCTCCGGAGAAATACGGCACATTGGCTGCTCGATGGTCGAACTCACAGCGAAAAGTAATGTACTGGCGGGGCATGTAATCGAAGGTGGCTGAAGCATCCCAGGCCTTGAACGGGTCCCCTGGATTTTGCCTAAAGTAGGGCGTCCCAGAGGACGCCGTCGCGCCATTGATGGGCGGCAGCAATACCAGATAGCGTCCCGGGTTGTTGATCTTTCCACCCCCAAGCGTCAGACCGAACCGATCCTCGTGGAACCAGACGCGGTCGTAGATCATGAAGCCCAAAAAACTCTGCTTGGGTCCAGCCGCCGTATTGCCAGAACAGCTCACGCTACCGCCATGCTCGCAACCGATATCGCCGGTAAGCGAGAACGCCATTTTGTCGAGAAGTTTCTCTGGACTGTCGTAGTACTTGATCTCCAGGCTGTTATCTGAGTGATAGCGCACACGTCCTGACACTCCCAGAGTGTCGGTTCCGATTCCGTACCCATTGGCGACGAACGAAATGGAACCAGTGGGCCGATATGCAATTTGGAATCCCAGTCCCGGCCGGTCGTTGAACCGTCCATAGGACTGCCAACCATTGATCAACCACGCCTCAATCTTAAACTTCTCAGTTGGAAAAAACTGGAACCGCATCCCATTGAAGAAGAAAGGCGTGTTGGAAGAAACATAGGACGGCTGATATGCCCAATTATCGAAGTTATACCAACTGAAGAGGCCGATGTAGGACAGGAAAATTCCGGCGTCCACGTTGATTCCATGCATCTTGTCGAAGTGATATCCGCCGTAGGCCTCGGCAAGATAGCGGTAGGCGCCGTCGAGGCCCCATTGGCCCCGCGCGGGGCTGGCATCATTTCGAGGTTGCGTCTGTGAATACATGCCAAACTGCGTCATCAACCTGCCGCGGACGTTGTCGAAATGAAAGTCGCCGCCGACGCCAAGCTGTGTGAGTTGGAATTCCTGGGCTCGAAACACTTCGGCCGATCCGCCGATCGTGTCGTCTGCAGGGTGGTTGAAGTCGTAGATGTAGGCCGCGTCAAACCGAATTTCCGGAGTGAAGAATTTCGTGTCCATCGGCACGTCCTTGGTGCGAGGGTTGCCGTTCAACCAGGTAAAATCCGCAAAGGCGAACGGCTCCGCTGCCTTCTTTTTCTCGGCCTGACCGGATGCGGAGCGTGCAGGCGTGGTTTCACTTTGTGCTTGCATGGATGAGGCAGAATCCTGTTTGACCCCTGGTGCCGGAGTTGGGAGTGAAGCAGCTTGCGTCGTAGCATCCGTCTCCGGCGCGGAATTCCCTGACGAGTTTCTGTCTTGCGCCTTTCTCTTCGCTAATTCCGCTTCGAGCTGTTCAATGCGCCGCTCCAAGGCCTCGATCTGTCTGGCAATCGCAGGTGGAATCTGTTGATCAGCGGCGCCCGCCTGCTGATCCCTTGAGCTGTCTCCTTGTCCAAAGCAGGGTGAGTGCCAAAATAACGAGGCGAGGAAACAGATGATAAACTGAAGGCGAAGGTTCCGCGTGTGTAGAAACATGAAAATATCCTCTCAGGAATACGACTCATTCCAGCCAGGGGCACCTAGCGCCCCGGGACTTGTTGATTCAGGGCCAGATTCAGCTTGAGCACGTTAACCCGCGGCTCACCAAGCAAATGGAAATCCGGAGCCTCCGTGAACTGGACGATCAAGCGCTCCACCTGATCGACAGACACACCGCGGGCGCGCGCAACACGGGACGCCTGTGCCCGCGCGGAATCAGGACTGATGTGCGGATCGAGGCCGCTGGCCGAAGCAGTCGCCAGGTCGGCAGGTATGGGTCCGCGGTACTCGGGGTTCTCTTTTCGAAAAGCCGAAACCGAAGCTTCGACCCGTTCCATGAGTTTCTGATTCGTGGGCCCATAATTCGATCCGCCGGAGGCGGTCGCGTCATAGCCGCTGTCGCCAGCGGCGGAGGGCCGGGGGTGGAAATATTCCGGCCTGGTAAAACTCTGACCGATCAGTTCCGAGCCGATCATTTTGCCACCGGCGCTGATGAGGCTGCCGTTGGCCCGATGGGGAAATGCCAGGTGGCAGATTCCGGTTATTGACAATGGATACACGACGCCCAGCAACACCGTCATCAGCAACTTGATTCGGAGTCCCGGCAACAATTCTTTCCACATTGCGATTCCTCCTACGCGAGATGCAACACTGCCAGCAGGCGGTCGATGACCCAGATGCCTGGAAACGGAGCGATGATGCCGCCGATGCCATATATCAGAAGATTCCAGCGCAGCAGGCTGGCCGCGTCAACCGGCCGGTACCTCACGCCGCGCAGTGCGAGTGGAACCAGTGCGATAATGATCAGCGCGTTGAAAATCACGGCCGAGAGGACGGCGCTCTGAGGCGTGTGCAATCCCATGATGTTCAGCTTGCCCAATGCCGGGTAGGTCGCCATGAACATCGCAGGGATGATCGCAAAGTACTTCGCGACATCGTTTGCGATGGAGAAAGTCGTCAGGGCGCCGCGGGTGATCAGGAGCTGCTTCCCGATGGCGACGATTTCGATCAGCTTGGTGGGATTGCTGTCGAGATCCACCATGTTGCCCGCCTCTTTGGCGGCCATCGTGCCGGTATTCATGGCTACGCCGACATCAGCTTGCGCGAGTGCCGGGGCGTCGTTCGTTCCGTCTCCGGTCATGGCGACCAGGCGTCCTGCAGCCTGTTCCTTTTTGATATACTCCAGCTTATCTTTCGGAGTCGCCTGGGCCAGGAAATCATCCACGCCTGCTTCCGCGGCAATCGCGGCCGCAGTCAGGGGGTTGTCACCGGTGATCATCACGCTGCGAATGCCCATCCGGCGCAGCCGGGCTATGCGCTCCTTCATCCCGCCCTTCACGACGTCTTTGAGGTGAATGATGCCGAGCAGCTGCTTGCCGTCTGCGACTGCGAGCGGTGTCCCGCCATTGCGGGCGATGCGGTCGCTCATTTCCTGGAAATTCGCGGGGATGGCCCCGCCACGCTCGGATACGAATTTGCAGATCGCGTCGGTAGCACCCTTGCGAAGATGGCGATCCGCGAAGTCCACCCCGCTCATCCGGCTATACGCCGAGAACGGGATGAAGTTCGCATCGTGCTCGGGAATGTGCCGGCCCCTCAGGCCGTATTTCTCCTTCGCCAGCACCACGATCGAGCGCCCCTCAGGTGTTTCATCCGCGAGGCTGGACAACTGTGCCGCATCAGCCAGTTCCTTCTCGGTAACACCCTGGACCGCCTGAAATTCGACGGCTTGTCGGCTGCCGAGCGTGATGGTGCCGGTCTTGTCGAGCAGCAGCGAGTTCACATCTCCGGCCGCCTCCACCGCCTTGCCGCTCATTGCCAGGACGTTGTGCTGCATGACGCGATCCATGCCGGCGATCCCGATGGCCGACAACAGGCCGCCGATCGTGGTCGGGATGAGGCAGACCAGCAAGGAAACAAGGACCGCCACGCCCGGAACCGTCCCTGACCCCGCCTGCGCGACGCTGAACATGGAATACGGCCCGAGCGTGACGACTGCGAGCAGAAAAATCAACGTCAGGCCGGCAATCAGGATGTTGAGTGCGATCTCATTCGGCGTTTTCTGGCGTTCCGCGCCCTCGACCAGGGCGATCATGCGGTCGAGGAAAGTCTCGCCGGGGTTCGAAGTGATCCGAATCCTGATTTGGTCTGAAAGTACCTTCGTGCCTCCCGTGACCGCACTGCGGTCGCCGCCGGATTCACGGATTACAGGCGCGCTCTCTCCCGTAATCACCGATTCATCGACAGTCGCAATGCCGTCAATCACTTCCCCGTCACCGGGAATCAGTTCGCCTGCTGCACAGATCACAACATCGCCGGAACGCAACGCGGAGGCTGCGACCTGTTCGACCCTCTCGTTGGAAAGCACCCGTTTGGCGACTGCGTCCGTCTTGGTCTTTCGCAAGCTGTCCGCCTGAGCCTTTCCGCGCGCCTCGGCCATTGCCTCGGCAAAGTTGGCAAACAGCACGGTGAACCAGAGCCAAAGTGCGATCTGCACGGAGAACCCGATTCCTGCCGCCCCGGTAGCCACATCACGCACGACGAAAACCGTCGTGAGCGCCGCGCCTGTTTCGACCACGAACATCACCGGATTTTTCATGAGCGCGATCGGATTCAGCTTCGCAAAAGAAGCCAGGGTCGCTCTGCGAATGATCTCGGGGTCAAACAAAGGGCGGGCGCGCACCAGCTTCCTGGGCAGGAGGGACTTGAAATCATCCTGCGGAAGCTGCCTGGCCGGTCTGGGTAGCGTCGTCAGCGTAGACATGACAATCTCCTCAGAGCGGAAGCATCGCCAGGGAAATGGAAAAGAGCTTGCCGCTGTGCATGAGGTAGTGCTCCACGATTGGCCCTAGTGACAGCGCAGGAAAGAAGGTGAGTGCACCGACGATCAATACTGTGCCCACCAGGAGTCCGACAAAAAGGGGCCCATGCGTCGGGAACGTGCCGCTTGTGAACGCCACCTTCTTTTTTGCCGCGAGACTGCCGGCAGCCGCGAGCAGCGGGATCAGGAACAGAAAGCGGCCGATGAGCATGGCAAATCCGATGGTCAGGTTGTACCAGGGCGTATTGGCGTTCAGACCGGCAAAGGCGCTTCCGTTGTTGCCCGTGCCACTCACGTATGCGTACAGGATTTCGCTGAGCCCGTGCGGACCCCCGTTGGCGATGTTGGCAATCGCAGGGCCCGGAGGGTTCCAGTATCCGTTTTTGGCGAACGGCATCATGGAGCTGAGGGCGCTAAAAACCAGGATGCTGAAAGCGGTTGCGATCACCGCGAGCATTGCCATCTTGACTTCCTTCTGCTCGATTTTCTTCCCCAGGTATTCGGGCGTCCGCCCCACCATGAGACCGGCAATGAATACGGCTAGAATGCAATAGAGCAAAATGCCATACATCCCGGCTCCGACACCCCCGAAAATGACCTCTCCCGTCATAATGTTGAACAGTGGCACGAGCCCGGCGATGGGCGTCAGGCTGTCGTGCATCGTGTTTACTGCCCCGCAGCTCGCGTCGGTGGTGACGGTCGCAAATGTGGCCGAGCCGGCAATGCCAAAGCGTACTTCCTTTCCTTCCATGTTCCCCCCCGGCTGTCCTGCCGTGGCGGCCGTCTGAAGCCCGAGCCTGGCCAGAATCGGATTGCCGGCCTGCTCGAACCCATAGAGCACGAATACGCCGATCAGGAACATGATGGAGAAAGCGGCAAAAATCGCCCAACCCTGGCGCGTGTCCCGAACCATGCGTCCGAACGTGTAGGTCAAACCCGCCGGAATGAGAAAGATGAGGAACATCTCGAACATGTTCGTCAACGGTGTGGGATTTTCAAACGGGTGAGCGGAGTTGGCGTTAAAAAAGCCGCCGCCGTTCGTGCCCAGCTCCTTGATCACTTCTTGAGACGCGACCGGCCCCTGAGCAATGATCTGTTTGGCACCCTCGAGCGTGGTCACAACGGTGTAAGGCTTGAGATTCTGAATCACCCCCTGCGAGCACAGGAAGAGGGCGCCGACGATGGAAAGCGGCACGAGGACGTACACGGTGGCGCGCGTGACGTCCACCCAGAAGTTGCCGATGGTCTTGCAGGTCTGGCGCGCGAAACCGCGCACGACCGCGATGGCGATGGCTATCCCTGCGGCAGCCGAACCGAAGTTCTGGACCGTCAGGGCCGCCATCTGCACAAAATAGCTCAGAGTGGACTCTCCGCTGTATGCCTGCCAGTTTGTGTTGGTGACGAAGCTCACTGCCGTATTGAAGGCGAGATCCGGGCTCACGTTTCCGGCATTGAAGTGTTGCGGGTTAAACGGCAGGAACCGCTGGGCGCGTTGCAGGAAATACACGATCAAAAAGCCGAAGATGCTGAAACTCAGGAGCGAAGCGGTGTACTGCGTCCAGCGCTGCTCGACCTCTTCACGCACACCGATCATCCGATAGGTCAGCACCTCGAGCCATCGCAAAAGGGGGTGCAGGATCGTGCGCTTCCCTTGAAAGACACACGCCATATAGGCGCCCATCGGTTTCGTGCAGGCAAGCACAAGCCCAAAAAAGATCCCGATCTGCAGAACGGCAGCGCTGGTCATGGCATTTGCCTCAGAATCGCTCCGGACGGAGCAATGCATAAATCAGGTAGGCCAAGAGACAAATGCAGACAAAACCCGCGATGAGGTAGTCCATGGATCGCCTCCTAGAGCTTGTCGCACGCCTTAGTGAAAGCCCAGCATGCGACCAGGGACAGGCAGCCTGCGGCGAGGTAAAACAGGTCGAACATTGAATTCACTCCGTTCCCATCAAGGCAAGAGCATATATCGGAAGCCCTGAAGAACTCGTGTGAAAGACAGGAAGAATCCGTGGAAAATCCAGGAAGAGTTTATAAATTTTCCGGCAGGCCGTTGAAGCGGTAACCGACCCAGGGCTCGGTCGTGATGAACTGGGGATTCTCGGGATTCAGCTCGATTTTTTTGCGCAGGTTTTTGACGAAAACGCGCAGGTAGTCGACCTCGGAACCATAATCGGGCCCCCACACCGCCTGCAGCAATTCTCGGTGGGGCAGTGCCTGATTGGGGTGGAGAGTAAGGTAACGGATCAGGTCCAGCTCTTTTGGGGTCAGGTGGATAGGTTCGGCGCCGGTCGAAACCGTCCGTGCATTGAAATCGATCAAGAGCTGCCCAACCCGAATCCTGGCGGGCAACGCATGCGCGGCCGGCACGCGCCTGAGCGCGGCGCGGATGCGCGCTAGAAGCTCGGGCGTGCTGAAAGGTTTGGTGACGAAATCGTCCGCACCGGCATCGAGAGCCGCAACCTTGTCCACCTCGGAATCCCGCACGGTCAGCATGATTATGGCGAGGTTCGAGTCAGCCCTGATCATGCGGCAAGCGTCCATGCCGTTCATGCCGGGCATGTTGATGTCCAGGAGAACCAGGTCCGGGCGGAACGCGCGGATTTTTTCGAAACCCTCCTCGGCTGTCCTGGAATCCTCCACTTCAAATCCGGCGCTCGCCAACGTGGTCCGCATGATGCGCCGGATTTGAGGTTCGTCATCAATGACGAGAATGCGACCCGCGCTCAAGTTCGTTTTCCTTAAATTGCGCCGGCAAGATCAGCCGGAAAGTGGTTTCGCCGGGACGGCTCACCACACTCAGATCCCCCTGGTGAGCGCGCACAATGCTTTGCGATATGGTCAGACCGAGGCCGGAGCCCGGTATGCTGTGCCGCACGGCGGGGCTTCGGTAGAACCTTTCAAAAATGCGGCCCTGTTCATCGGCCGGTATCCCCTGTCCACGATTGGTGATTTCGACGGCAACGGCGTCGTCGGTGTCATAGACACGGATCGTGAGCGGTGTGCCGGGATAGGAATACTTCAAGGCATTATCCAAAAGTTGCTTCAAGGCAAGCTTGATCAGGCGGCGGTCCAGGGCGCTGGTGCGAAGCTGCTCGCCGCAGGAAACCTCGATCGGCCGGTTGTCGAGTGCCGTCTGCATGGAGCCAACCACCTCGCGAACGAGATCGCTCATCCTGGACAACTCCGGCTGAACCTTGATGTGCGCCGTGTCCAGCCGGGCCATTTCCACCGTATTGTCAATCAGGCTCTCCAGGTGTCCCGCTTCTTCGTCGGCAATTTTGAGGAGCTCCTTGCGGCTTTCCACCGGTTGGTCGGGATTGTCCAGGAGCGAAGATGTCGCAGCCTTGATCGACGTCAGGGGAGTCTTGAACTCGTGCGCCATGGCATCGATGAGTGTAGTGCGCAACTGTTCGCTTTGCCGCGCAGCTTCGATCTGATGCGCGAGATCCTGGGCACGCGCCCGTTCCAGACCGATCGCTACCAAATTGGCGATCCCTTGCAGCACGGAATCCGGCATGCGCGCCCCCTGGATCGCGAGGCTTGCTATGGGCTCGGCACCGAGGCGGATCGCCGTAACAGTTCGATGCAGCGGCACGTCCGAAAAGGACGTACCAAGCAATGCGGCATCTCGAAGCTGATCATTCAAACCTTCGAGGTCAGACGGACCGGCGCGATGATACTCTCCCGTGCGGCGTTCGTACAGCACGGCGCCGCTGAACTGAAAGATATCCTGCAACTTGCGCACCAGTTGCGCGGGGAAGGAATCGAGGCTTCCGATCAGGAGGATAGCACGGCTGAACGTATAAAGCCGCTCGATATCCTCCTGCCGTTCGATGGCGTCCAGTGCCCGCCGCTTCGCCTGCGTCGATAGGCGGCTTGCGATCAGCGCGGTGGTTAGAAAGCCGAACAAGGCCACTACATTCTGCGGGTCTGCAATGGTAAAGGTCCCAAGCGGCGGCAAGAAGAAAAAGTTAAGAGTGAGAGTGGCTCCTATCGAGGCCACAGCAGCCTCGAGGAATCCCCAGGTACTGGCAAGGACGAGCACCAGCAGCAGATAGGCAAGTCCCACCGTCGTAGAGTTGACGGAAATCGCGTGTGCCGCAAATGTGATTGCCGCCAGCCCCGCGAGCGACACCAGCAACTTGATCGGATGTAATTTCAAGGTTCTACGCGACCTCCGCGGCATATTGTAGTCCGCAGACCCCAGGGCGTCGAGTGAATAGGTGCCGTATGTCGCGCAAGCAAATTTCGTATTCCAGCTTCTGGCCTGCTTCTTCCCGCTTTTCCAGAAATTCGGCAACTCATTGCAGATGATGCCCGCTGGCGGGAAAAGCCAAAATTAATGTTCGCCTTGCTACATCACAGCCTGAGAGAAAGACAGTTGTAAACAGCCTTCGGCGGAGACCAGCCGTCCCGAGCGAGGGCGAAATTCGAGGGCGCCCCGATTTCCCTTGTCCTCCCAGGCTTCTCAAGATAGAAATAGCAGCGAGCACGGACGGGGAGCATTTTGTTCCGGAGTTGGTGCTGTGAAGCGTAACTGCACTTCGGTAATTTCCGACAGCAAGGAGGCAGCATGGTTTCTCGCCGGAGTTTCTTAACGCTTGGCGGTCTTTCGGTCACTTCAGCGGGCTTTGCCGGCCGCCTCTTTGCCCACGCCGCACAAGAGCAGCAATCACGTCTGCAAAACATGACCGCAGGCGTGACACCGCTCACGCCTGAGGACTATGAGGCGCGGCAGGAAAAGGCTCGCCGGCTGATGACAGAGCACCAGATCGACGGTCTGTTCCTCATCGGCAGTCCGGATATGAGGTACTTCACCAGTGTCAGCGCCGGTGTGAGTGAGCGCACCACCGGAGCGATTTTAAACAGAAAGGGAAAACCGGTCTGGGTTGTGCCGGCGTTCGAACTCGAAATGTGGAAGGAAACCATTCCGCCAAACCACGAGATTCGCGCCTGGCAGGAGCACGAAAGCCCATACAAGCTGATAGCCGGCGTGATGAAGGACCTCGGCGCGGGCAGCGGCCGGCTCGGCCTGGGGCCGCAGGTGCGGAGCTTCCATTCCTTTGGACTTCGACAGGATGCCCCGAATCTTCAACTCGTCCATGGCGCAGTTATCACCGAAGGCTGTCGCGGCATCAAGACAGAAAAAGAGATCGCTTTCATGGAGCTGGCGAACAAGATCACCAAGCTCGCATACCAGCAGGGCTTCAAGAGCCTGAAAGAAGGCATGAGCACGGGAGACCTGTCG containing:
- a CDS encoding DUF4118 domain-containing protein, with amino-acid sequence MQQKTETMFFLGAGPLAAILLGMALVPLRGFTSASNFSFIFIVLTILIAEYGGLRAAVATALCSAASLDFFLTQPYLQLTIADKHDIIAFFGLTLCGLVAATLGSQREERVAQISSARRQLDLLHAAITGLESSDQLQSRLGQILDAARIACPLAAAAIRDERNSVLAAFQQGEAISRVPVKVLSPLWLLPRKTGESDLSPRDLPFPKEGARLALVVGSHQFGWLDLWGDGRPADAETRRVLSDAAILLAIQLAEAEKNIRTQV
- a CDS encoding outer membrane beta-barrel protein, whose amino-acid sequence is MFLHTRNLRLQFIICFLASLFWHSPCFGQGDSSRDQQAGAADQQIPPAIARQIEALERRIEQLEAELAKRKAQDRNSSGNSAPETDATTQAASLPTPAPGVKQDSASSMQAQSETTPARSASGQAEKKKAAEPFAFADFTWLNGNPRTKDVPMDTKFFTPEIRFDAAYIYDFNHPADDTIGGSAEVFRAQEFQLTQLGVGGDFHFDNVRGRLMTQFGMYSQTQPRNDASPARGQWGLDGAYRYLAEAYGGYHFDKMHGINVDAGIFLSYIGLFSWYNFDNWAYQPSYVSSNTPFFFNGMRFQFFPTEKFKIEAWLINGWQSYGRFNDRPGLGFQIAYRPTGSISFVANGYGIGTDTLGVSGRVRYHSDNSLEIKYYDSPEKLLDKMAFSLTGDIGCEHGGSVSCSGNTAAGPKQSFLGFMIYDRVWFHEDRFGLTLGGGKINNPGRYLVLLPPINGATASSGTPYFRQNPGDPFKAWDASATFDYMPRQYITFRCEFDHRAANVPYFSGAGGITPPGGNTSGPGSLVPGWTPDLRKIENRFNLAILVKF
- the kdpC gene encoding potassium-transporting ATPase subunit KdpC — its product is MWKELLPGLRIKLLMTVLLGVVYPLSITGICHLAFPHRANGSLISAGGKMIGSELIGQSFTRPEYFHPRPSAAGDSGYDATASGGSNYGPTNQKLMERVEASVSAFRKENPEYRGPIPADLATASASGLDPHISPDSARAQASRVARARGVSVDQVERLIVQFTEAPDFHLLGEPRVNVLKLNLALNQQVPGR
- the kdpB gene encoding potassium-transporting ATPase subunit KdpB; protein product: MSTLTTLPRPARQLPQDDFKSLLPRKLVRARPLFDPEIIRRATLASFAKLNPIALMKNPVMFVVETGAALTTVFVVRDVATGAAGIGFSVQIALWLWFTVLFANFAEAMAEARGKAQADSLRKTKTDAVAKRVLSNERVEQVAASALRSGDVVICAAGELIPGDGEVIDGIATVDESVITGESAPVIRESGGDRSAVTGGTKVLSDQIRIRITSNPGETFLDRMIALVEGAERQKTPNEIALNILIAGLTLIFLLAVVTLGPYSMFSVAQAGSGTVPGVAVLVSLLVCLIPTTIGGLLSAIGIAGMDRVMQHNVLAMSGKAVEAAGDVNSLLLDKTGTITLGSRQAVEFQAVQGVTEKELADAAQLSSLADETPEGRSIVVLAKEKYGLRGRHIPEHDANFIPFSAYSRMSGVDFADRHLRKGATDAICKFVSERGGAIPANFQEMSDRIARNGGTPLAVADGKQLLGIIHLKDVVKGGMKERIARLRRMGIRSVMITGDNPLTAAAIAAEAGVDDFLAQATPKDKLEYIKKEQAAGRLVAMTGDGTNDAPALAQADVGVAMNTGTMAAKEAGNMVDLDSNPTKLIEIVAIGKQLLITRGALTTFSIANDVAKYFAIIPAMFMATYPALGKLNIMGLHTPQSAVLSAVIFNALIIIALVPLALRGVRYRPVDAASLLRWNLLIYGIGGIIAPFPGIWVIDRLLAVLHLA
- the kdpA gene encoding potassium-transporting ATPase subunit KdpA — its product is MTSAAVLQIGIFFGLVLACTKPMGAYMACVFQGKRTILHPLLRWLEVLTYRMIGVREEVEQRWTQYTASLLSFSIFGFLIVYFLQRAQRFLPFNPQHFNAGNVSPDLAFNTAVSFVTNTNWQAYSGESTLSYFVQMAALTVQNFGSAAAGIAIAIAVVRGFARQTCKTIGNFWVDVTRATVYVLVPLSIVGALFLCSQGVIQNLKPYTVVTTLEGAKQIIAQGPVASQEVIKELGTNGGGFFNANSAHPFENPTPLTNMFEMFLIFLIPAGLTYTFGRMVRDTRQGWAIFAAFSIMFLIGVFVLYGFEQAGNPILARLGLQTAATAGQPGGNMEGKEVRFGIAGSATFATVTTDASCGAVNTMHDSLTPIAGLVPLFNIMTGEVIFGGVGAGMYGILLYCILAVFIAGLMVGRTPEYLGKKIEQKEVKMAMLAVIATAFSILVFSALSSMMPFAKNGYWNPPGPAIANIANGGPHGLSEILYAYVSGTGNNGSAFAGLNANTPWYNLTIGFAMLIGRFLFLIPLLAAAGSLAAKKKVAFTSGTFPTHGPLFVGLLVGTVLIVGALTFFPALSLGPIVEHYLMHSGKLFSISLAMLPL
- the kdpF gene encoding K(+)-transporting ATPase subunit F, giving the protein MDYLIAGFVCICLLAYLIYALLRPERF
- a CDS encoding response regulator transcription factor, whose product is MSAGRILVIDDEPQIRRIMRTTLASAGFEVEDSRTAEEGFEKIRAFRPDLVLLDINMPGMNGMDACRMIRADSNLAIIMLTVRDSEVDKVAALDAGADDFVTKPFSTPELLARIRAALRRVPAAHALPARIRVGQLLIDFNARTVSTGAEPIHLTPKELDLIRYLTLHPNQALPHRELLQAVWGPDYGSEVDYLRVFVKNLRKKIELNPENPQFITTEPWVGYRFNGLPENL
- a CDS encoding DUF4118 domain-containing protein encodes the protein MKLHPIKLLVSLAGLAAITFAAHAISVNSTTVGLAYLLLVLVLASTWGFLEAAVASIGATLTLNFFFLPPLGTFTIADPQNVVALFGFLTTALIASRLSTQAKRRALDAIERQEDIERLYTFSRAILLIGSLDSFPAQLVRKLQDIFQFSGAVLYERRTGEYHRAGPSDLEGLNDQLRDAALLGTSFSDVPLHRTVTAIRLGAEPIASLAIQGARMPDSVLQGIANLVAIGLERARAQDLAHQIEAARQSEQLRTTLIDAMAHEFKTPLTSIKAATSSLLDNPDQPVESRKELLKIADEEAGHLESLIDNTVEMARLDTAHIKVQPELSRMSDLVREVVGSMQTALDNRPIEVSCGEQLRTSALDRRLIKLALKQLLDNALKYSYPGTPLTIRVYDTDDAVAVEITNRGQGIPADEQGRIFERFYRSPAVRHSIPGSGLGLTISQSIVRAHQGDLSVVSRPGETTFRLILPAQFKENELERGSHSRH
- a CDS encoding Xaa-Pro peptidase family protein, producing the protein MVSRRSFLTLGGLSVTSAGFAGRLFAHAAQEQQSRLQNMTAGVTPLTPEDYEARQEKARRLMTEHQIDGLFLIGSPDMRYFTSVSAGVSERTTGAILNRKGKPVWVVPAFELEMWKETIPPNHEIRAWQEHESPYKLIAGVMKDLGAGSGRLGLGPQVRSFHSFGLRQDAPNLQLVHGAVITEGCRGIKTEKEIAFMELANKITKLAYQQGFKSLKEGMSTGDLSSAISAAHRQMGVSGSGGPQFGLNTAFPHGSRVVRTLKEGDAVMVDGGCNIEGFSSDVTRTVVFGRPTDRHRQVFDIVKKAQMAALKAARPGVPCEQVDAAARKVVEDAGFGPGYKYFAHRVGHGIGMEGHEYPYLVKGNQLKLEPGMTFSDEPGIYIYGEFGIRTEDCFVVTQDGARFLGGMEALAIDQPFSS